Genomic segment of Capra hircus breed San Clemente chromosome 13, ASM170441v1, whole genome shotgun sequence:
TTACAAGTTACAAATTCCATTGTAAGCTATCACGAAAACTTACAAAGATCTATCAACCACCAGCTGATTTGCTTTGCTGTCCCTGCTTTgataaacaaaaatggaaagtCACTTGATTTTCCAAAGGATTTGCTGTCCAAAGTCTGTGATTACTTAGTTTCTGAATAACAGCACCAATCTTTGAATTATCCACTGGCTTGATACCTGTAGGTTTTTCCATGATGAGCAATCCATGCTTGTTAGAAAAAAAGGGGTGTGAGGTAAGTTTTCTTTCAAGAGTGAAAGAAGAGGAATTGAGAAAGTAGAGATAGAAGAGCATGTTAAGAATGCTGAGTATCACAAGACATTAAAAAACTGAGGGTCAAAAAACTATTTCCCTTAAATTATCAATATGAATATGTTTGAAAAAATGTTATATCCAGTATCCAAGATTGATTATTACTACTTTGTACTGTCCGACCTTCTCATATTTGTTGAGATGATTACATGAACAGAAAGTGCTCAAATCTTTATTGAGCATCCACCATGCACAAGGCACTGGTCTACCAGCTTGGGACACAGTCAGGAACCAGAGCACGGTATAAGGACTCTGTGTACATTAGAGTGGTGATGACAGGCTATATGTACATAACTAATGAAATAATGCAGAAGGACAGCAAAGAAATCtgcaaaatatttcaaagagtTTAAGTGATAGGAAGAAAATGATGCAAAATAGAGTGAGGAGTGGTCTTATGGATTATTTCTAAGGAGATGACATTTACGGGAAAGGCATAGAAGAAGAATACTCTAGGCTGAGGCAGAGTGGTGGTCTCAGGATGTCTTCATAGTGAAAGAATGCCTCTGTGAAGTTGGTGTGTGACCTGTGTGATGAGGTGTTGCCAtacaaaagaaatggagaagagcAACTTGGGCCAAGGTACACTAGAAAGAAGGTGATCAAGTTGCCCAGGCTTGCTAAAGACTTTCTTGGTCTCGGTCTCTAACTCCCATGTTCTGGGAAGACCCTCAGTCCCAGGCAAAGTAGGGTATTTGTCAGCCTAACAGGAGGCCCAAGAGCTATTGGAATATGAGATCTACTTAAGGGTCAGTGGCCTGAGGCCGAATACCTCTTCTATAGCCAGGATCCCTGGCAACTTGACccagacaaaataaaaagaattaaagagtaAACCTTCTTGATTCTGAGATATGTGGGCATCTGAGACTGTGGCTCTCAGTAACACCCCAGCCATAGCGCAGTATATGAATAATTAATCAACCTTGGAGTGAATAACTGCTTCTCCATGATTTCAGAGAGTAAAGTGGCAGAACCACCAGTGCATGTCAGAGGCAGATGAAGCATAGGCACCCTACACATGATCAGTATTCATGGTCAAAACGCACGTCTGGAGAGGCACTCCATGAAACAACCGCGGTTGGAGGTTTTGAGTAAATATCTAAATGGAAAGAGCATTGAAAAGATAAGCAGAATTTGTGATGTAGTTCTTAATAGGATGTGTTCTGAAGGCAAGTCCCACTTGCTCCTCTATCTAGTTAAACGTTTGTGGTGAATGAGTTTCTGACTATAACTAGGTTTGTTTCAGGTTGAAGTATTAAACAAAATTTGGCCTCATGATACAAACAAGGGATTTAAAGTCAGCACTTACAAAAAATGTTGGTGGAaacagagagacaagaaagggaGGACTTATCTGAAACCTTGTATGTGAATTCATAGGTTCTTCACATATGATATTAGTGTTTCAGGTATTATATCAAAATTTCTGTGTCTACTATTGAGGCAGCTCAGAACTGtgacatttatttgtttatttattaggGAAAAAtgtacagacacacatatatcaCCAAAGACCAGATATTATCACATATATATTAGTAGAgcagatgaaaacagaaaaagaacttaAGCCAAATATGAAGAATCCCTATATCCTCTATACATTTATCTTTATACATGTCGACTTGTAAGGTGACTCTTTGTTCTTGCCTTGGCAGTAGCATTATGTTCATCTCTAGTCATCCAATCCCTGATTGAACTTTCCCTGGTAAAATAACATCAGTAGAACTGCCTCCTGGCTATTAGTCCCAAGGCTTATATAAATATCCTGTCTCAAGGTCATCAGAAAATGTTGTATCCTCAATGCTCTCATGGGTAGGTGTCGAAATCTAAGAAGAATGTCTCTGGGAAGATCTGGGCCTAATTGCTGTGCTTTCTTGAGTCATTTCAATTGTAACTGAATCATCCATCCCAGATCCAGGGGTAAAGGGAATATCATCCTGTGTAACAAATTCAGCAGTTACATCTTCCAGTGATGGGGGCTGGATTGGCCATTGAGTGTATGGATCATCACTGCTTAGTGGAATGCAGCACGATAGCTTGTTCATACAAAGGAGTTTGTACCTTTCGATAAGGAAGCATCGTTTTCTGCAGTATCCTATATCATTCTTCCAGCATCTTTGAACAAACCAGCCAGCTACAGTGAGTAAACAAACAGTTAATTTTTAAACTCTAGCAACAAGACGACAAACCCTAACTCAAAAATTTGACAACCACTACTACTACCAtctaaagtgttagttgctcagttgtgtccaactctttgcaaccccatagactgtagcccgccaggctcccctgtccatgggatttcccaggcaagaatactggagtgggttgccatttccttctctaggagatcttcctgacatagggatcaaacctggatctcctgcattgcaggatctcctgcattacaggaagattctttaccatttaaaggGATATGATTAAAAATACTACAAGTCACTGGGAcagacaaagaagaaaactaaaactgTATATTAAAAACTGTGGTGTGCCATCAAGGAAACTGCTGTGGATgggaagagggacagagagaaggagaggggaggaggcaggagagagcctagagaagaagggaagaggaagacaaagagacagagaggatAGATATAAGTAAAGCTGATACTTAAGCCATGGCAAGGTAAAAATGATGAAAGGAGGCAACAGGGTATACAGAAGGCAAAGAGTATTTCTGGAAAGGACCAGCAAATCCTCAGTCCCAATACTGAGAAATAGTATAGTGTCTTTAAGGTAAGTGAAGATTC
This window contains:
- the DEFB125 gene encoding beta-defensin 125; the encoded protein is MNLLMLTFMLCGLLTLVTKAGWFVQRCWKNDIGYCRKRCFLIERYKLLCMNKLSCCIPLSSDDPYTQWPIQPPSLEDVTAEFVTQDDIPFTPGSGMDDSVTIEMTQESTAIRPRSSQRHSS